The genomic DNA GCGGGGGCGTTCGTCGCGTTGAGCAGGTAGAGGGCGAGCAGCACCGGGACCATCGCGAAGCCGATGCCGACGAGCTGGTAGCCGAGGTCGAGCCAGGGCCGGTCCGGCGTGGCGGAGGAGTTGAGCGTCGAGGTCTGCGCCGCCAGCGGCACCCCTCGCGTCTCCCGCTCGACGATCGAGAGGATCGAGTAGACCGCCGAGCGCCCGAGCGACAGACCGAGCACGAGGAAGATCTCGAAGCCGTAGCGGCTGCGCGCCACGTCCGGCAGGGCCGGCGGGTGCAGGACCAGCCCGGACCACCCGGAGGGACCGACCAGCCGCTCGCGCAACGCCATCGCCACGGGCCCATCCTGCCCGGCCGGCCGAGGAGCGGGCCCGGTGCCGCGGATCGGGGGCGTCCGCGCGCGTGACGGACTCGCGCCTCACCCGCACCCTGGAAGGACGTCGGGCTGGTGTAAGGGAGCACCTAGGGTGTGCCCATGCGCGTGGGAGTGTTCGGTGCGACGGGCCAGGTCGGCGGCGTGATGCGTGCGCTGCTGGCGGAGCGGTCGTTCCCGGTCGACGAGATCCGGTTCTTCGCCTCGGCCCGTTCAGCGGGCACGACGCTCCCCTGGGGCGACGGCGAGGTCGTCGTGGAGGACACCGAGACGGCCGACTTCACCGGCCTCGACATCGCCCTGTTCTCCAACGGCAAGGCCGCGTCCAAGGCGACCGCCCCGCGCGTCGCCGCGGCCGGCGCCGTCGTGATCGACAACTCCTCGGCCTGGCGCATGGACCCCGAGGTCCCGCTCGTCGTCTCCGAGGTCAACCCCGACGACGCCCTCGACCCGCCCAAGGGCATCATCGCCAACCCGAACTGCACCACGATGGCCGCGATGCCGGTCCTCGCACCGCTGCACCGGGCGGCCACGCTCGTCCGCCTCCAGGTCGCGACGTACCAGGCCGTCTCCGGCTCCGGCGGCGTCGGCGTCGCCGAGCTCGACGGCCAGGTGCGCGCGGTCGCCGACCACGCCGCCGACCTCGCCTTCGACGGCCGGGCGGTCGAGCTGCCCGCGCCGAGGACGTACGCGAAGCCGATCGCCTTCAACGTCCTGCCGCTCGCCGGCTCGATCGTCGACGACGGCTCGCTGGAGACCGACGAGGAGCAGAAGCTCCGCAACGAGTCCCGCAAGATCCTGCACGTCCCCGGCCTGCGGGTCGCGGGCACCTGCGTGCGGGTGCCGGTCTTCACCGGCCACTCGCTCGTCGTGCACGCCGAGTTCGCCGACGACCTGAGCCCGGAGGAGGCCACCCGGCTCCTGGCCGACGCCCCGGGCGTCGAGCTCAGCGACATCCCGACGCCGCTCGACGCCGCCGGGCGCGACCCGAGCTACGTCGGCCGCATCCGGGCCGACCAGTCGGCGCCGGAGGGCAAGGGCCTGGTGCTCTTCATCAGCAACGACAACCTGCGCAAGGGCGCGGCGCTCAACGCGGTGCAGATCGCGGAGCTGCTCATCCGGACGCCGGCCGGGAGCCAGGCCTGACGTGACGGTGCACGGGACCGACCGGCGGCCGCCCCGACGCCTCGCCCTCCTGGGGGCCGGCGTCATGGGCGAGACCGTCCTGTCCGGTCTCGTGCGCGCGGGCTGGGACCCGGCCACGATCGTCGCCACCGACCGCCGTCCCGAGCGGGTGGCCGAGCTCGAGGCCGCGTACGGCATCACGATGTCCTCGAACGTCGACGCGGTCGCCGGCGCGGAGACGGTCCTGCTGGTCGTCAAGCCGCAGGACATGACCAGCCTGCTGGGCGAGATCGCGCCCGCGCTGGACGCGACCACCCTCGTCGTCTCGATGGCGGCCGGCGTGGACACCGCGACCCTCGAGGCCGGCCTGCCCGCCGGCCAGCCCGTGGTCCGCGTCATGCCGAACACCCCGGCGCAGGTCGACGAGGGCATGGCCGCCGTCGCGGCCGGTTCGTCAGCGACGGACGACCACCTCGAGCGGGTCCGCGACATCCTCACGGCCACCGGGCGGGTGGCGGTCGTGCCCGAGCGCTACCTCGACGCGGTGACCGCGATCTCCGGCTCGGGACCGGCGTACCTCTTCTTCGTCGTCGAGGCGATGATCGAGGCCGGGGTCCACCTCGGCCTGCCGCGCGACACCAGCACCGAGCTCGTCGTCCAGACGATGCTGGGCTCGGCCAAGCTGCTGCGCGAGAGCGGCGAGCACCCGGCGATCCTGCGCGAGCGCGTGACCTCGCCCGGCGGCACCACCGCCGCGGCGCTGCGCGAGCTCGAGGACCACAAGGTCCGCGCGGCCTTCCTGAGCGCGATGGAGGCCGCCCGGGACCGCAGCCGCGACCTGGCCGCGGCCGCGCGCGAGCAGCGTACGGGCGCATGAGCCCGGCGACCGACGGCGGCAGGCCGGTCCTCGTCTACTCCGAGGCGCTGACCGGCTACGACTTCGGCAAGGACCACGCGATGTCGCCGGGGCGCGTCCGGGACGCGGTGACGCTCGCCCGTTCGCTCGGCGTGCTGGAGCACCTCGAGGTCGTGGCGCCCCCGCCCGCGGACGACACCCTGCTCGAGACGGTGCACACCCCCGGCTACATCGAGGCGGTGCGGCGCGGCGAGCCCGACGAGAGCCACGGGCTCGGCACCAGCGACAACCCGGTCTTCCCCGGGATGCACGAGGTCTCCTCGCAGGTCGTCACCGCGAGCGTCGAGGCGGCGCGGCAGGTCTGGGAGGGTCACGCGCTGCGCGCGTCGAACATCGCCGGCGGCCTGCACCACGCCATGCCGGACCGCACGAGCGGCTTCTGCGTCTACAACGACGTCGCCGTCGCGATCCGGTGGCTGCTCGACCACGGGGTCGAGCGCGTGGCGTACGTCGACGTCGACGTCCACCACGGCGACGGCGTCCAGACCGTCTTCTACGACGACCCGCGCGTGATGACGGTGAGCCTCCACGAGACGCCCGCGTGCCTGTTCCCCGGCACCGGCTTCCCGACCGAGACCGGCGGGCCCGGTGCGCTGGGCACCGCCGTGAACGTCGCCCTGCCGCCCGGCACCGGCGACTCCGGCTGGCTGCGCGCCTTCGACGCGATCGTGCCGCAGGTGCTCGCCGCCCACCGTCCCCAGGTGCTGGTCACGCAGCACGGCTGCGACTCCCACGCCCACGACCCGCTCGCCGACCTGGACCTGAGCGTCGACGGCCAGCGAGCCTCCTACCTCGCCCTCGCCGCCCTCGCCGACGAGCTCTGCGAGGGTCGCTGGGTGTCCACGGGCGGTGGTGGGTACGCCGTCCTGCACATCGTGCCGCGCGCATGGACGCATCTGCTCGCCATCGTCGGCGGCGAGCCGCTCGACCCCGAGACCCCGACGCCGCAGGCCTTCCGCGACCTCGTCGGGGAGTACGCGCCCCTGACCATGGGCGACGGCGTGGAGGTGTCGTTCCGGCACTTCGATGATGGCTTCTCGCCCGACAGCCGCCTCGACCAGGCGATCATGGCCACCCGCCGCGCGGTCTTCCCCGAGCTGGGCCTCGACCCCGGGTTCTGATTCTTCCTCCTCGCGCCCGCCTCCGCCCTACGACCCGGTCTTCCTCCTCGCTCGTCAGCAGTCGTCGCTGCCGCTGCCGCGGCTCTGCAGCTGACTCGTTCGTCGTCCAGACCGGGCCGGGCTACGGCTGCCCGACGCTCGGAGGGGCGGCGTCCGTCCAGACGCTGCTTGCACTCGCGGGGGTTCATTGACCGGCCAAGACAACCGTCAAGTCGAGGTCAAGCACCGGCCCGGCGTGTCGGGGGATTTCCTGTGAAGTACCTGTACCAAGCGCCCCGATTACCACTACTCTCACACCAGTGCTCGCGTGACGCCGGAGGGGAAGCCCGGCGCCGACGGCACAGAAACGAGCGCGAGATGGTGGACCCGAGCCCCGGTGGCGTCAGGCCGATCGGCGGCAACCTGTCGAACGTCAACTTCCTCACCGTCGCCGAGGTGGCGGCCGTGATGCGGGTGTCGAAGATGAGCGTCTACCGCCTCATCCACGCCGGTGAGCTCGAGGCCGTGCGCTTCGGCCGCAGCTTCCGGGTGACGGAGAAGGCGGTCGACGCCTACCTCAAGGGCTCCTACTACGAGACCGGCTAGGCCCCGGGCCCGCAGGCCCGGGACCTGACGG from Microlunatus sagamiharensis includes the following:
- a CDS encoding helix-turn-helix domain-containing protein — translated: MVDPSPGGVRPIGGNLSNVNFLTVAEVAAVMRVSKMSVYRLIHAGELEAVRFGRSFRVTEKAVDAYLKGSYYETG
- the proC gene encoding pyrroline-5-carboxylate reductase, producing the protein MTVHGTDRRPPRRLALLGAGVMGETVLSGLVRAGWDPATIVATDRRPERVAELEAAYGITMSSNVDAVAGAETVLLVVKPQDMTSLLGEIAPALDATTLVVSMAAGVDTATLEAGLPAGQPVVRVMPNTPAQVDEGMAAVAAGSSATDDHLERVRDILTATGRVAVVPERYLDAVTAISGSGPAYLFFVVEAMIEAGVHLGLPRDTSTELVVQTMLGSAKLLRESGEHPAILRERVTSPGGTTAAALRELEDHKVRAAFLSAMEAARDRSRDLAAAAREQRTGA
- a CDS encoding acetoin utilization protein AcuC encodes the protein MSPATDGGRPVLVYSEALTGYDFGKDHAMSPGRVRDAVTLARSLGVLEHLEVVAPPPADDTLLETVHTPGYIEAVRRGEPDESHGLGTSDNPVFPGMHEVSSQVVTASVEAARQVWEGHALRASNIAGGLHHAMPDRTSGFCVYNDVAVAIRWLLDHGVERVAYVDVDVHHGDGVQTVFYDDPRVMTVSLHETPACLFPGTGFPTETGGPGALGTAVNVALPPGTGDSGWLRAFDAIVPQVLAAHRPQVLVTQHGCDSHAHDPLADLDLSVDGQRASYLALAALADELCEGRWVSTGGGGYAVLHIVPRAWTHLLAIVGGEPLDPETPTPQAFRDLVGEYAPLTMGDGVEVSFRHFDDGFSPDSRLDQAIMATRRAVFPELGLDPGF
- a CDS encoding aspartate-semialdehyde dehydrogenase — encoded protein: MRVGVFGATGQVGGVMRALLAERSFPVDEIRFFASARSAGTTLPWGDGEVVVEDTETADFTGLDIALFSNGKAASKATAPRVAAAGAVVIDNSSAWRMDPEVPLVVSEVNPDDALDPPKGIIANPNCTTMAAMPVLAPLHRAATLVRLQVATYQAVSGSGGVGVAELDGQVRAVADHAADLAFDGRAVELPAPRTYAKPIAFNVLPLAGSIVDDGSLETDEEQKLRNESRKILHVPGLRVAGTCVRVPVFTGHSLVVHAEFADDLSPEEATRLLADAPGVELSDIPTPLDAAGRDPSYVGRIRADQSAPEGKGLVLFISNDNLRKGAALNAVQIAELLIRTPAGSQA